The Lentimicrobiaceae bacterium genome window below encodes:
- a CDS encoding DUF6029 family protein yields the protein MMKKILLALIIFTLLSEINQGFAQNLLGGQVRGDFQLDAQYYNKDKELGINDSTLNGKKFGSNAYLNVTYELGNFTAGVRYEHYLNPLNGFDNQYEGNGFAYRFLSYKKDNLEVTAGNFYEQFGNGIILRSYQEWNLGFDNSIDGIRVKYRPYKGVTFKGIVGSQRYFWQKYDSDNRGYLRGADLEFSVNEMFSKLENCKTQVIIGGSWVSKYQKDDPTSNYKLPENVSAFAGRMNINHGNFGFTAEYANKINDPTEANSYIFKNGQALLVSANYTKKGLGITLSAKRIDNMSFKTNRTIEDIPLDINFISPLTRQHGYTLLGLYPYSTQANGEMGGEAQLTYFIKKNTWLGGKYGTELSLNYSRVQSIDIDSIKIDGMVPYSGTKGYKSDFFKIGNELYFEDITFELDHKFSKKFKGVFSISGLSYNKTVMEGEGGMIYAIAEVTDLTYKLTPTKSLRAEIQHLSTEQDLGNIAYGMIEFDIAPNWFFSVADQYNYQKKNNENGEQADRIHYFSGSMGYTKGTTRITLTYGRVRQGLLCVGGVCRQVPASSGLTIGISSSF from the coding sequence ATGATGAAAAAAATTCTACTCGCTTTAATAATCTTTACCTTATTATCTGAAATTAACCAAGGGTTTGCCCAAAACCTCCTTGGAGGTCAGGTAAGGGGAGATTTTCAGCTTGATGCCCAGTATTATAATAAAGATAAAGAACTTGGCATAAACGATTCTACACTTAATGGTAAAAAATTTGGTTCAAATGCTTACCTGAATGTAACTTACGAACTTGGTAATTTTACTGCCGGAGTTCGTTACGAGCATTACCTTAACCCACTCAACGGCTTCGACAACCAATACGAAGGCAATGGATTTGCTTACCGTTTTCTTTCCTACAAAAAGGATAATCTCGAAGTTACAGCAGGTAATTTCTACGAGCAATTCGGAAATGGAATCATATTAAGAAGTTATCAGGAATGGAACCTTGGCTTCGACAATTCAATTGACGGAATCAGAGTAAAATATCGTCCTTACAAAGGCGTAACTTTCAAGGGTATTGTAGGAAGTCAAAGATATTTCTGGCAAAAATACGACTCCGATAACCGCGGCTATCTAAGGGGTGCCGATTTGGAATTCTCAGTTAACGAAATGTTTAGCAAATTGGAAAACTGCAAAACCCAGGTAATTATTGGTGGAAGTTGGGTAAGCAAATACCAGAAAGATGACCCTACTTCTAATTATAAACTGCCTGAAAATGTTAGTGCCTTCGCCGGAAGAATGAATATCAATCATGGAAATTTCGGATTTACGGCAGAATATGCCAATAAAATTAATGACCCCACCGAAGCAAACAGTTATATTTTTAAAAATGGTCAGGCTTTGCTGGTTTCGGCAAACTACACTAAAAAAGGGCTGGGAATCACCCTTTCAGCTAAAAGAATTGATAATATGAGTTTTAAAACTAACAGAACCATTGAAGACATACCACTCGATATCAATTTCATTTCTCCACTTACAAGGCAGCATGGATATACCCTTCTGGGATTGTATCCTTATTCAACCCAAGCAAACGGCGAAATGGGCGGCGAAGCACAGTTAACTTATTTTATTAAGAAAAATACCTGGCTTGGCGGAAAATACGGAACCGAACTCAGCTTGAATTATTCACGGGTGCAATCTATTGATATTGACTCAATAAAAATTGATGGCATGGTGCCATATTCTGGTACTAAAGGCTATAAATCCGACTTCTTTAAAATCGGAAATGAACTTTATTTCGAAGATATTACATTCGAACTCGACCATAAATTCAGCAAGAAGTTCAAAGGTGTTTTTTCTATTTCCGGACTTTCGTACAACAAAACCGTGATGGAAGGTGAAGGTGGAATGATTTATGCTATAGCCGAAGTAACCGATCTAACTTACAAACTTACTCCCACAAAATCACTTCGTGCTGAAATCCAGCATTTATCAACCGAACAAGATTTAGGAAACATTGCTTACGGAATGATAGAGTTCGATATTGCCCCAAATTGGTTCTTTTCAGTAGCCGATCAATATAACTATCAGAAAAAAAATAATGAAAACGGAGAACAAGCTGACCGAATCCATTATTTCTCAGGAAGTATGGGCTATACAAAAGGAACAACCAGAATTACACTCACTTATGGACGGGTGCGCCAGGGTTTGCTTTGTGTTGGCGGCGTTTGCAGGCAAGTTCCGGCTTCAAGTGGTTTGACTATTGGAATTTCAAGTAGTTTTTAA
- a CDS encoding TlpA family protein disulfide reductase: MKLKSIILFINLFAIASLAFPQTEMSIQKLPSVDLRTPDGKIFNTSSIHNDGKPIIISFWATWCTNCIKELNVISEEYENWQKETGVKLIAISIDDVRNAAKVMPFANGKNWDYEILLDQNKDLYRALGITVVPTTFLLDGNGNIV; encoded by the coding sequence ATGAAATTAAAATCTATTATTCTGTTTATTAATCTTTTTGCAATTGCTTCACTTGCTTTTCCCCAGACAGAAATGTCTATACAAAAGCTTCCTTCAGTTGATTTAAGAACACCTGATGGCAAAATATTTAACACTTCTTCTATTCACAACGACGGAAAACCGATAATAATAAGTTTCTGGGCTACATGGTGTACAAATTGTATTAAAGAACTTAATGTGATTTCGGAAGAATACGAAAACTGGCAAAAGGAAACAGGGGTAAAACTTATAGCAATTTCAATTGACGATGTTCGCAACGCAGCCAAAGTTATGCCATTTGCTAATGGTAAGAACTGGGACTACGAAATTTTGTTGGACCAAAACAAAGATCTTTACCGTGCACTGGGTATTACCGTGGTTCCCACAACTTTTCTGCTCGATGGCAATGGAAATATTGTTTGA
- a CDS encoding YebC/PmpR family DNA-binding transcriptional regulator: MSGHNKWSTIKRKKGALDAKRSKIFSKIIKDITIAVRESGSDPDSNPRLRLAIANAKGASMPKENIQRAISKGADKDAASLQETTYEGYVHSVAVFIECTTDNLQRTVANIRSIFNKYGGNLGTNGSLAHVFERKGVFVIPKSHIKNMDDFEMEVIDAGAEDIESDSESDIVTVTTQMEDFGIMMKKLEVLGIEPESAQLQRIPITTTPVENDVALKVLKVIDMFEDDDDVQNVYHNMEMTEEIMANL, from the coding sequence ATGTCAGGTCATAATAAATGGTCAACCATCAAGCGCAAAAAGGGTGCTTTAGACGCCAAGCGTTCTAAAATTTTTTCAAAAATCATTAAAGATATAACCATTGCCGTTCGTGAAAGCGGAAGCGATCCGGATTCCAACCCTCGGCTAAGGCTGGCTATTGCCAATGCCAAAGGCGCAAGTATGCCCAAAGAAAATATCCAACGGGCTATAAGCAAAGGAGCTGATAAAGACGCAGCTTCGTTACAGGAAACTACCTATGAAGGTTATGTTCACAGCGTAGCTGTTTTTATTGAATGTACTACCGATAATCTTCAGCGTACGGTAGCAAATATTCGTTCTATTTTTAATAAATATGGTGGAAATCTGGGTACTAATGGCTCGTTGGCACACGTTTTTGAACGCAAGGGAGTTTTTGTCATTCCCAAAAGCCATATAAAAAATATGGACGATTTTGAAATGGAGGTGATTGACGCAGGCGCCGAAGACATAGAAAGTGATTCCGAAAGCGATATCGTTACCGTAACCACTCAGATGGAAGATTTCGGCATAATGATGAAAAAACTCGAAGTTTTGGGTATTGAACCGGAAAGTGCACAATTGCAGCGAATTCCTATTACAACCACCCCGGTTGAAAATGATGTTGCCCTTAAGGTGTTAAAAGTTATTGACATGTTTGAAGACGATGATGATGTGCAAAACGTATATCACAACATGGAAATGACAGAAGAAATAATGGCAAATTTGTAA
- a CDS encoding DUF2807 domain-containing protein — translation MKTKLLNVGLLAFTMLFTSAFAFSQGTVEQKRTVSDFNAIEVGGAFKVTLSQGNENAVTVISDEENIDRIITEVSANTLEIYARGIRNASKLEVNITCKTLERLEISGAAQVSTTGTLAAENFVLEASGASKATLALNVNTMKSEISGAADVKLSGNANNLNSEVSGAGHLKATELETSSAKLEVSGAANAKINAKDEVEAEVTGAGFFNNIANPPIQRIEKNGTIEIQRRRIEEKSRELEQQARELEEQAREIENNISVPPIPPVPPVIIDDSETITEYNADSTRIIIRKHKHHRDNDHSIVILGDKKIIVDDEGIKYEKDKHKNEFNGHWGGLDLGINGYLTSDNDMEMADKYEYLDLKYEKSINVDINLYEQNINLINNHLGLITGIGLTYNNYRFDNNTVLVSDTNIVYGFVDNAATSNYKKTKLLVNYLTVPLLLEYQTNDRTDVNSFHITAGLIGGIRYGSHTKIVLSDGKMTKNHDDFHLNPFKLDATARIGWGLVNLYGTYSLTTLFKDGKDPELYPFSLGIAFDVNNW, via the coding sequence ATGAAAACAAAACTTTTAAATGTCGGTTTGTTAGCTTTCACGATGTTGTTCACAAGTGCATTTGCTTTCAGCCAAGGAACTGTAGAACAAAAAAGAACTGTATCCGATTTTAATGCCATTGAAGTTGGAGGAGCATTTAAAGTAACATTATCACAAGGAAATGAAAATGCTGTTACAGTAATTAGTGATGAAGAAAACATTGACAGGATTATTACAGAAGTTTCGGCTAATACCCTCGAAATATATGCAAGGGGTATCAGAAATGCTTCAAAACTCGAAGTAAACATCACCTGTAAAACACTCGAACGGCTTGAAATTTCCGGTGCAGCACAGGTAAGTACTACAGGAACGCTTGCAGCCGAAAATTTCGTACTGGAAGCCAGCGGTGCATCAAAAGCTACTCTTGCACTGAATGTTAACACCATGAAAAGTGAGATTTCGGGAGCTGCCGATGTGAAACTTTCGGGAAATGCCAACAATCTTAACTCTGAAGTTAGCGGCGCCGGGCATTTAAAAGCCACCGAGCTGGAAACTTCAAGCGCCAAGCTGGAAGTTAGTGGAGCCGCAAATGCCAAAATCAATGCGAAGGACGAAGTGGAAGCAGAAGTTACAGGTGCTGGCTTTTTTAACAATATTGCCAACCCTCCAATTCAGCGGATTGAAAAAAATGGAACTATTGAAATCCAGAGAAGAAGAATTGAAGAAAAATCGAGAGAATTGGAACAACAGGCAAGAGAATTGGAAGAACAAGCAAGGGAAATAGAAAATAATATATCCGTTCCCCCTATACCCCCTGTTCCTCCCGTGATAATTGACGATTCAGAAACCATTACCGAATACAATGCAGACTCAACCCGTATCATTATTCGCAAACATAAACACCACAGAGATAATGATCACTCTATTGTGATTCTGGGCGACAAAAAAATTATTGTTGATGATGAGGGCATTAAATACGAAAAAGACAAACATAAAAATGAGTTCAACGGACATTGGGGTGGGTTGGATCTGGGCATAAACGGCTATCTTACCTCCGATAATGATATGGAAATGGCTGATAAATACGAATATTTGGATCTAAAATACGAAAAATCAATCAATGTTGATATTAACCTTTATGAACAAAACATTAATCTCATAAACAATCATTTAGGCTTAATTACCGGGATAGGCTTAACTTACAATAACTATCGTTTCGACAACAATACCGTATTAGTTTCCGATACAAATATCGTTTACGGCTTTGTTGATAATGCAGCAACAAGCAACTATAAAAAGACCAAATTACTTGTAAATTATCTTACTGTGCCCCTGCTGCTCGAATATCAAACTAACGACCGGACCGATGTTAACAGCTTCCACATCACTGCCGGGCTTATCGGAGGGATTCGTTACGGTTCGCATACCAAGATTGTTTTATCTGATGGGAAAATGACCAAAAATCACGATGATTTTCATCTCAATCCTTTTAAACTCGATGCTACCGCACGTATTGGCTGGGGATTGGTTAATCTTTACGGAACCTACTCTCTTACCACTTTGTTTAAAGACGGAAAAGACCCCGAGTTGTATCCTTTCAGCTTAGGAATTGCGTTTGATGTAAACAACTGGTAA
- a CDS encoding gliding motility-associated C-terminal domain-containing protein, which produces MYRIIITVFVLIKAVVGFAQLPPTPVIDSVSIVNGKAVVSWFPNHDSTDGYLIYHLNGASRILIDTVHGITSSSYTDILFDPCIGNQAYCVNAYQGDNVSPDGTLYPIGTLFFRSLSFQQCDKIATLLFNNSEFTYNDIIGYSVFSTEHGKETYLGEATGGIFIHEFDFMQGAPYCYLIRLYRNNGSTSSSCERCFSAQYPPMPSRLGLKLLSVNNNTAELLLTPDQTNPYAQLKILRTEVGTGNTQEMFFTNGWNSELLITDASARTNNYSYIYNVTALDSCGNESNLLTVQAQTMLLTAYSANESTNTLEWNAHTNSQWKVIHYRVRRSIPDRPDTLIILPATTTNYNDIVLQYAHLGLSFTYVIEAECVPDVLNSNPDTVISFSNPVTLVQTPYFTIPNAFTPDGDGLNDIFHPVPAEVFQFSTFTFTIFDRLGKQIYSTHNQNEGWNGDGYPMGIYFYNIVFKLFSGKSYEKRGVITLIR; this is translated from the coding sequence ATGTACAGAATCATTATCACCGTTTTTGTGTTGATTAAAGCAGTAGTAGGTTTCGCTCAGCTACCCCCAACACCGGTTATTGATTCGGTGAGTATAGTAAATGGTAAGGCTGTCGTCTCGTGGTTTCCCAATCATGATTCAACCGATGGTTATCTTATTTATCATTTAAATGGCGCAAGCCGGATATTGATAGACACCGTGCATGGCATAACATCTTCTTCCTACACAGATATTTTATTCGATCCGTGCATTGGCAATCAGGCATATTGTGTAAATGCTTATCAGGGTGATAATGTCAGCCCTGATGGGACTTTGTATCCTATAGGAACCTTGTTTTTTCGTTCCCTTTCGTTTCAGCAATGCGACAAAATCGCCACTTTGCTTTTTAATAATAGTGAATTTACTTATAACGACATAATCGGCTATTCTGTTTTCAGTACCGAACACGGAAAAGAAACCTACCTGGGAGAAGCAACTGGCGGAATATTTATTCACGAATTTGATTTTATGCAAGGAGCACCTTACTGTTACCTGATTCGGCTTTACCGAAATAATGGCAGCACCTCTTCTTCTTGCGAACGCTGCTTTTCAGCACAATACCCTCCTATGCCTTCCCGGCTCGGACTAAAATTGCTCAGTGTGAACAACAATACTGCCGAGCTGCTGCTAACTCCTGATCAAACCAACCCTTACGCACAGCTTAAAATTCTCCGGACGGAAGTAGGCACGGGAAATACACAGGAAATGTTTTTTACCAATGGCTGGAATAGCGAGTTGCTGATAACCGATGCCTCTGCCAGGACAAATAACTACTCCTATATTTATAATGTTACGGCTTTAGATAGTTGCGGCAACGAAAGCAACCTCCTTACGGTACAAGCCCAAACCATGCTACTTACAGCATACTCCGCCAACGAAAGCACGAATACCCTTGAGTGGAATGCCCATACAAACAGCCAATGGAAAGTAATTCACTACAGGGTTCGCAGAAGTATTCCGGACAGACCCGATACTTTAATTATTCTTCCTGCAACAACGACAAATTATAATGATATAGTCTTGCAATACGCCCATTTAGGTCTTAGTTTTACATATGTGATAGAAGCAGAATGTGTTCCTGATGTATTGAATTCTAATCCTGATACTGTAATAAGTTTTTCTAACCCGGTAACTTTGGTTCAAACCCCCTATTTTACAATTCCTAATGCATTTACTCCCGATGGCGATGGGTTGAACGACATTTTTCATCCCGTTCCGGCGGAAGTTTTTCAATTCAGCACTTTTACTTTCACGATTTTCGACCGCTTGGGAAAACAAATTTATTCTACTCATAATCAAAATGAAGGTTGGAACGGGGACGGTTATCCCATGGGAATTTATTTTTACAATATTGTCTTTAAATTATTTAGCGGTAAATCTTATGAAAAAAGAGGGGTTATTACACTTATTCGGTAA
- a CDS encoding insulinase family protein, with product MSLNRKIPPGLNAFITPQLPTPSVFCLDNGIPICPIQGGSQDIVKIDFIFKAGKWYQPSPYIAYGVNRLMKEGTCRHTSAEIAEKLDFYGAFLDTFSEADDAVITLYSLNKHLDTLLPLLEEIIKMPEFPQKEIDIFIQKEHQRFIINQQKVKYLARTHFMETIFGAEHPYGKTIKEEVFSNLHREAWKSYHSEYYRSDNCKIILSGKIPGSLPAALNRFFGGKDWENTAAETHQPAEIIPITDHYRKITKHDTQQSGIRIGRPLFNRTHPDYFPFTVLNTLLGDYFGSRLMTNLREEKGYTYGIGSQLVSFRHSGYLTIASEVNGDSTNQALQEIMFEIQQLREIPIKEKELSLVKNYMLGSFLHGIEDPFSLADKYKKTLMYGKDFSYYYQWLDAIQSTSAEKIAQLANAYLKEEDLWTVVAGK from the coding sequence ATGTCGCTTAACCGAAAAATACCTCCCGGGCTGAATGCATTTATTACGCCCCAATTACCCACTCCTTCTGTGTTTTGTCTTGATAATGGAATCCCGATTTGCCCTATTCAGGGAGGCTCTCAGGACATTGTAAAAATAGATTTTATTTTTAAAGCCGGAAAATGGTATCAGCCATCCCCTTACATAGCTTACGGAGTAAACCGGCTAATGAAAGAAGGAACCTGCCGGCACACTTCTGCTGAAATAGCCGAAAAACTTGACTTTTACGGAGCATTTCTTGATACTTTTTCAGAAGCTGACGATGCAGTAATCACATTGTATTCTCTTAATAAACACCTTGATACATTACTTCCTTTGCTTGAAGAAATCATCAAGATGCCAGAATTTCCACAAAAAGAAATAGATATTTTCATCCAAAAAGAACACCAACGGTTTATTATCAATCAGCAAAAGGTAAAATATCTGGCAAGAACACATTTTATGGAAACCATCTTCGGAGCGGAACATCCTTACGGAAAAACGATCAAAGAAGAGGTTTTTTCTAACTTGCACCGTGAGGCATGGAAGAGTTACCATTCCGAATATTACAGGTCTGATAACTGCAAAATTATTCTTTCCGGCAAAATTCCTGGTTCGCTACCCGCAGCACTCAATCGCTTTTTTGGTGGAAAAGACTGGGAAAACACGGCTGCAGAAACCCATCAACCGGCAGAAATCATTCCTATTACAGACCATTATCGTAAAATTACCAAACACGACACACAACAATCGGGCATACGCATCGGCAGACCCCTTTTCAACCGTACACATCCTGATTATTTCCCTTTTACCGTGTTGAATACTTTATTAGGGGATTATTTCGGTTCCAGATTAATGACAAATCTTCGCGAAGAAAAAGGATATACCTATGGCATTGGCTCGCAATTAGTTTCTTTTAGGCATTCAGGTTATTTAACCATAGCTTCGGAAGTAAACGGTGATAGCACAAACCAGGCATTACAGGAAATTATGTTTGAAATACAACAATTGCGCGAAATTCCGATAAAAGAAAAAGAACTTTCGCTAGTTAAAAATTATATGCTCGGCAGTTTTTTGCATGGAATAGAAGACCCCTTTTCATTAGCCGATAAATACAAAAAGACCCTGATGTACGGAAAAGATTTCTCTTATTACTACCAATGGCTGGATGCAATACAGTCCACCTCTGCAGAAAAAATTGCTCAGCTTGCCAATGCCTATCTGAAGGAAGAAGACCTTTGGACGGTTGTTGCCGGGAAATAG
- a CDS encoding insulinase family protein, producing MILFDRFVLDNGLKVLVHRDELSPIVAMNILYNVGSRDENPDRTGFAHLFEHLMFGGSVHIPRYDEPLERAGGENNAFTNNDITNYYLTIPRHNLETAFWLESDRMLNLAFTPQSLNVQRKVVIEEFRESYLNQPYGDAWLLLRPLAYKVHPYQWNTIGKDISHIRQAKMEEVKKFYHQYYNPGNAIMTIAGNVDTETIKQLCYRWFQPIENAGTYFRNLPSEPVQTEARFLTVERSVPFDSLYKAWHICKRSSPDFYIFDVISDLLANGDSSRLEQELVKKQQLFSEINAFVTGDFDEGLLVITGKLLKDIRMEQAEQALNNEISRLAEEKVSNYELQKVKNKIESMLVFSEMKVLDKAINLAFAELMGDANLVNTEIKRFMSVTPDDIVKTASLSLVPHNCSTLYYLAKQ from the coding sequence ATGATTCTTTTCGACCGGTTTGTTTTGGATAATGGATTAAAAGTGCTGGTGCACCGCGACGAGCTCTCCCCTATAGTTGCCATGAATATACTTTACAACGTAGGTTCCCGCGACGAAAATCCTGACCGAACCGGCTTCGCTCACCTGTTTGAACATCTGATGTTTGGCGGTTCGGTGCATATTCCCCGCTACGACGAACCCCTTGAACGTGCTGGCGGTGAAAACAATGCCTTTACCAATAATGATATTACCAATTATTACCTTACCATTCCCAGGCATAACCTCGAAACCGCCTTCTGGCTCGAAAGCGACCGCATGCTTAACCTGGCTTTTACACCCCAAAGTCTTAATGTGCAACGAAAAGTCGTGATAGAAGAGTTCCGGGAAAGTTATCTAAACCAGCCTTATGGTGATGCCTGGCTATTGTTGCGCCCCCTGGCATATAAGGTACATCCTTACCAATGGAATACAATAGGAAAAGATATTTCACATATCCGGCAGGCAAAAATGGAAGAAGTAAAAAAATTTTATCATCAGTATTACAATCCCGGAAACGCCATCATGACTATCGCGGGAAATGTGGACACTGAAACAATTAAACAGCTTTGCTACCGCTGGTTCCAGCCAATTGAAAATGCAGGAACCTATTTCCGGAATCTGCCATCCGAACCTGTTCAAACCGAAGCGCGTTTTTTAACCGTTGAACGCTCTGTACCTTTCGATTCCCTATACAAAGCCTGGCATATCTGCAAACGAAGCAGCCCGGATTTTTATATTTTTGATGTCATTTCCGACCTGCTTGCCAATGGAGATTCCTCGCGGCTGGAACAGGAACTGGTAAAAAAACAACAACTTTTCAGTGAAATCAATGCCTTTGTAACCGGTGATTTTGACGAAGGATTGCTGGTAATTACCGGAAAGTTGCTGAAAGATATTCGTATGGAACAGGCTGAACAAGCCCTGAACAACGAAATCAGCAGACTGGCAGAAGAAAAAGTCAGCAATTATGAATTACAGAAAGTAAAAAACAAAATTGAATCCATGTTGGTTTTTTCGGAAATGAAAGTACTCGACAAAGCCATCAATCTTGCCTTCGCCGAATTGATGGGAGATGCCAATCTGGTAAATACAGAAATAAAACGCTTTATGTCAGTAACGCCGGACGATATTGTCAAAACTGCTTCCCTTTCACTCGTTCCGCACAATTGTTCAACTTTGTATTACCTTGCCAAACAGTAA
- a CDS encoding aminopeptidase P N-terminal domain-containing protein: protein MKYEPINPELFIINRDNFRKQLKPKSVAIFNSNDEFPRNGDQNFPFRQNSDLFYLSSIDQEKTILLIAPDCPNPKWREALFLVETNEHIAVWYGHKYTMEEAQKASGIKNIYWLESFESALAEVMATCENVYLNTNENIRFSSEVPYRDLRFAKELKCKYPVHNYERSAPILSQLRVVKSALEVALIQRACDITEQGFRRVLSFVKPGVMEYEVEAEITREFIRNRATCHSYNPIIASGKNACVLHYVENDKECKDGDLLLLDIGAEYANYAGDLSRTIPVNGKFTPRQKEVYNAIRRVMKKAISMLVVGNTIDKYHAEVCKLMEKELINLGMFTEEDVKNQDPSKPLYFKYYMHGTSHFMGMDVHDVGSKQETLQPGMVFSCEPGLYIMEEGIGIRIEDDILITESGPVDLMASIPIEADDIEALMAK, encoded by the coding sequence TCGGTGGCAATTTTTAATTCCAACGATGAATTTCCACGCAATGGCGACCAGAATTTTCCATTCCGCCAAAACAGCGATTTGTTTTACCTTTCGAGCATTGACCAGGAAAAAACCATTCTGCTCATTGCACCCGATTGCCCTAACCCCAAATGGCGCGAAGCCTTGTTCCTGGTAGAAACCAACGAACACATCGCCGTGTGGTACGGGCATAAATATACCATGGAAGAAGCACAAAAAGCCTCAGGCATAAAAAACATCTACTGGCTCGAAAGTTTTGAAAGCGCTCTTGCCGAAGTGATGGCTACCTGCGAAAATGTGTATCTGAATACCAACGAAAACATCCGGTTCTCCTCCGAGGTACCCTATCGTGATCTCCGTTTTGCCAAAGAGTTAAAATGTAAATATCCCGTTCATAACTACGAGCGTTCGGCTCCGATTCTTTCCCAGTTGCGTGTTGTTAAGTCTGCACTGGAAGTTGCATTGATACAAAGAGCCTGCGATATTACCGAACAGGGATTCCGTCGTGTACTTTCTTTCGTTAAACCCGGTGTGATGGAATATGAAGTGGAAGCGGAAATTACCCGTGAATTTATCCGCAACCGTGCAACCTGTCATTCCTATAATCCTATCATTGCTTCTGGAAAGAATGCCTGTGTGTTGCATTATGTGGAAAATGACAAGGAATGCAAAGACGGCGATTTGCTACTGCTCGATATCGGTGCCGAATATGCAAATTATGCCGGTGACCTTAGCCGTACGATTCCGGTAAACGGGAAATTCACTCCACGTCAGAAAGAAGTTTATAATGCCATCCGTCGCGTAATGAAAAAAGCTATCAGCATGCTCGTTGTTGGAAATACCATTGATAAATACCATGCCGAAGTATGCAAACTGATGGAAAAAGAACTCATCAATCTGGGCATGTTTACCGAAGAAGATGTAAAGAATCAGGATCCTTCAAAACCTTTGTATTTTAAGTATTATATGCACGGAACTTCACATTTTATGGGTATGGATGTACATGATGTAGGTTCCAAACAGGAAACATTGCAGCCGGGTATGGTTTTTTCGTGTGAACCGGGATTATATATTATGGAAGAAGGCATTGGCATCCGCATCGAAGACGACATCCTTATCACTGAAAGCGGCCCTGTTGACCTGATGGCTTCCATACCCATTGAAGCTGACGATATTGAAGCCCTGATGGCAAAATAA